In the genome of Candidatus Electrothrix rattekaaiensis, the window GCGGCATACCGGCTCCGGTGTCGGTGATTGCCAGCGAGATGCCTTTAGGCCCTGTAAAGGTTCGAACCGTTAATTTGCCGCCCTCGGGCATGGCATGGATGGCGTTGAAAACGATATTGAGCAGCACTTGATAAATCTGATCCTCGTCCATAGCGCATTCAGGCAGCTCTGGATCCATTTCATCAATCAGTTCAATATGTTTATCGCTGAACTCGACGTCCATGAACAAAGCCAAGCGCTGCACAAGGCGATTAAAGGAACCAGATGCCTTGGTCGGGGTTTTAGGTCGGGCAAAGTCGAGAAATTCCCGGACAATACCGTCCAGTCGGGTCGTCTCATCGACAATAATTTGAGAGAGATGTTCATTACCCGGTGCCAGCTTGGCTAACCTCTTGCCGAGGATTTCCGCTGTGGAGCGGACAATACCCAAGGGGTTCTTGATTTCATGGGAAACCGAGGCGATCATCTTGCCCAGCACCGCCAGTCGTTGGGCCTCGTGCAGCTGTTTTTCTAATTCCCGCCGTTCCTCAGCCCGAGCCTCCATGATCCGGTTGGCCCGAATTACAATGGCACTCAAAACTGCGAATAAGATGCCCATAACGGTCAAAGAGAGCAGCAGCACCCTGAACTGCAAGGAAACCACCGCTTCAAGATCCTCTGACAGATCTTTGACCACTAGGATAACGCCCATAATCTCGCCGGAACGATCACCCACCCGTCGCTCCTGCCGAAAAGGGACATAGGTTTTGAGGGTGCAGAACATGGGGGAAGCACCGGGCAGCAGATTGAGCATGGACCCATTGGAGATTAACACAGAGGTGCTTTCTCCGGTCAGGGCTTTCTTGTATTCAATACCGCCGATATTCTTTTTGCCCACCAAGGCTGCATCCGTTGAATACGAGACGATATTTTCACGGGAATCAAAGATGGTCACCGCTTCGATATTCATACCTCGGGTGATGTTATGCACCATCTGATCCAGCAGTTCAAACTGGGTGTCATCGGAAAGCGCGATACGTCCGAAGCGAATAACTGTGGGAATGACAAAGCTATGAAAAACCTGACGATTCAGGTTCTCGGCAAACATGCGGGAATAGCTTTCGCTCCGATTCAGCATGGTGTCTCGGGCATTATTGGAAAAACTCCAGGTTAAAACAAAGGAGGCCACCAAGATGACAAAGAGCGAGGTGAAGGAGAAGTATTTTACTAGGGCAAAGGGCTGTACCCCTCGCTGTTCTTCAGGCTTCCAGGACGGATCAGGTTGTTCGTTCATAGGAGTCGTCTGCTACGAGTTCAAGGTAGTGCCTGATTTTTTCATGCTTTCCGGTGAGTAGGATAACGGGATCAGACGGTAATACCAGAATAGTAAACGCTGAGGCGGCGGATTACCAGTAAAAAGGCTGATAAGGCCTGTTACATGGAAAGGTTTACTCTGTCTGCTCTTGTCGTAATTGAACCGGCACAAGCCCGCGCACGGAATTGGCCACATACAGCTCTTCCGCCTTGAGGAGATCCATCATTCGCAGCACCTGTTCAATCGCCTTGCCCTGTTCAAGGAGCATCCGTCTGTAGGTCCCTGCCAGTAGGCCGCAATGAGCTGGTGGGGTCAGGAGGGGCTCACCCTTTTTGGGGCGAAGAAAAATATTGGTGATCGCGCCCTCAGTGATTTCTCCGGCTGTATTGGTGAACAGAATATCGTAGCAGTCCTGCTCTGCGGCTCGCTGAAATTCTCGGGTGTAGAGTTCCCGGCGGGTCGTTTTATGAAAGCGATGGGGATCACGGGCATCCACCTGCTCTTGGGAAAAGATAACCTGGGCAGGCTCTTTCGAGACAGAATCCGCTACATCAGGCTCAGGTAAGGGCACAGAGCTTATCTCCAGGCGACCGTCCCGATGAAGCAGCAGGCGGACCCGCCATTGTCCGGCTCCTTCTTTATTTTTTACGTCCACGCTCAGTTCCGCCGCTCTCTTATCTAAACATCCCCGAATTTCCTCGGGATCATGGCAGAAATGAAAATAGCGGGCAGAGTCTTGCAAGCGCTCCAGATGGTATTCCAAGAGGAAATAACCGTTTTCAGGGTGCCAGAGCAGGGTTTCGATGAGCTGAAAATCTGCCTTGCTCTTGGTAAGAAAATGGCTCTTGAGTAGGCATTCCTCCCATTCAGCCTCAGCAACCGAGTCCGCAACAATGCCTGAGCCAATTCCCATTCTCCCCTGTTTCTTACCCAGTTCCAAGGTGCGGATCGGCACATTGAAACAGCTCTGGTCTGGCCCGGTATAGCCGATGGCCCCGCAGTAGACCCCCCTGGGCTGTTGCTCTAGCTTGCAAATAATCTCCATGGTGCGGATTTTCGGAGCCCCGGTTACTGATCCGCAGGGAAAGAGGGCCTCAATAAGCCGTCGGAAAGGAAGCGGGCTGGCACCTGCCGCTTTGGGATTCTGTGAATCATGTTGTTTCTGTTGTGTCTTTTGTCGTGCTAACACGCCGTGTTGTGCTAATATCCCGTCAATGGTGGAAGTCATTTGCAGGAGGGATTCATAGATCTCCACATCAAAGAGTGAGCGGGGCTGCACTCTGCCTTGTTTTTTTTCCTGTTTTTCCTGCTCATCCGCATAAAGGAGTCGCCCCAGATCATTACGGAGCAGGTCAACGATCATGACGTTCTCGCTTTGATTTTTCGGATCAGAGCGCAGCTCTTCCTGCCGAACCGCATCTTCCGCATTGGTTCTCCCGCGAGACATGGTGCCCTTCATGGGCCTGACCCGAACCTTTTCTCCATCTGCGGCAAAAAACAGTTCCGGGGAAAAGCTGAGGATGTCTTGCCCTTGATGGCGAATCCAGGCACTGTAGGCCACGGATTGATTGCGGCGCAAGGTCCGATACAGGGCGGCAACCGAGCCCTGGAATCGAAAATCAAAATGGAGGGTAAAGTTGACCTGATAGGTGTCGCCTGCCCGGATATAATCCTGGATAGCCTGAATTGCCCGGATGTACTCCTGGCGGGTGATAGTTGTTTCCAGATCGGTACAGGAGTAAAAGCTGTCCTCCTTTTCTCCAAGATCCCCGAGGGGCCAGCCCAATCCGTTACTGAATAGCCCGGTTTTATGATCAAAGATGAGCGGATTTTCATAAACGCCAAGTATGGCCAAGGGTTTATCTGCAACAGGAGATTTGGGAAGAAACCGACGCAGACAGGGCTCCAAAAGATAACCGAACTCATAAGCCAGCCAGCCAGCAAGGTACTGCCCTTGGGCCCGGGCCTGATCAACCCGATCAAGAAATTCAGGCACGGAATCACCGGGTCGGCAGCAGAGATGCGCAGAGGGCTTGCGGAAAAGAAAGGAGCGGTGGTTTTCTTCGCTCAGCCGGGAGCTCTCTAAGAAGACAAAATCATCCTCTTGTTCCAGTCGGGAGGTGAGGCGACGTATGGTGGTGTCGTTTAAGGGTTTCATGCGCAGGATACGGACGGTTCAGGACGGTTTATTTTTTATATACGGACAACCGCCTGTTTTCTACTAAGGACTGAAATTCTGTGCAAGGGAATTACACCGTCGGGACCCTTCTAGGCAGGGTTAATCGGAACGTGTCGAATTTCAAGTTGCTTTTCCTGATGACGATGGTACTGTTTTGTTGCAGCAGGAGTACGACTGTAATGCACTGTTTATCTTACAGGCTAACTCTCTCCCTGAGAAGAAGACAATATGAGAATCTGGGACATCAATCCAGGCTACCTGAACCGCCAAAGCCTGCTCGGTGAGCACCGCGAACTGCACGGTATTGTCTCCATTATCGTAAATGGCAAAAAGGGCTACTCCAAACACCCGGAGACGCTTAGGTGGGCCGATTACGGATGGGCACTGAAAATGCGCCATGAACTGCTCGCCGCTGAAATGTCGTTACGAGGCTTTAAGGAAAAAACACCTGTGGTGATATCCTCCAATGAAGGCGTCTTTAATGAAGGGGTTTGGCCGGAAGAGTATATTGATGCTCCTCGGGAACAATTCACCCTTCTTGCTGCTAAATATGAAAAAAAAGAACCGGGACGTATTTCTTTTCCCAAAAATAGTCAGCAATTATGGAGTCAGCATAAATATTCTGTCATGGCCCGTAATGTAAACCTCTATAAAAAGATAGGCAGAGAGGTTGCGAACACTTCTTCAGCCTCTCTAACTGAGGACTTCTCCGCACTGGCCACCCTGCTCACAGAAACGCTGAGAACAGCCCCGTCACCCGGTGGTATCC includes:
- a CDS encoding ATP-binding protein, with the protein product MNEQPDPSWKPEEQRGVQPFALVKYFSFTSLFVILVASFVLTWSFSNNARDTMLNRSESYSRMFAENLNRQVFHSFVIPTVIRFGRIALSDDTQFELLDQMVHNITRGMNIEAVTIFDSRENIVSYSTDAALVGKKNIGGIEYKKALTGESTSVLISNGSMLNLLPGASPMFCTLKTYVPFRQERRVGDRSGEIMGVILVVKDLSEDLEAVVSLQFRVLLLSLTVMGILFAVLSAIVIRANRIMEARAEERRELEKQLHEAQRLAVLGKMIASVSHEIKNPLGIVRSTAEILGKRLAKLAPGNEHLSQIIVDETTRLDGIVREFLDFARPKTPTKASGSFNRLVQRLALFMDVEFSDKHIELIDEMDPELPECAMDEDQIYQVLLNIVFNAIHAMPEGGKLTVRTFTGPKGISLAITDTGAGMPPEKLEQIFIPFFTDKNRGTGLGLAITKNIVEQHGGDIAVESEEGVGTTFTVTLPGE
- a CDS encoding chorismate-binding protein, which produces MKPLNDTTIRRLTSRLEQEDDFVFLESSRLSEENHRSFLFRKPSAHLCCRPGDSVPEFLDRVDQARAQGQYLAGWLAYEFGYLLEPCLRRFLPKSPVADKPLAILGVYENPLIFDHKTGLFSNGLGWPLGDLGEKEDSFYSCTDLETTITRQEYIRAIQAIQDYIRAGDTYQVNFTLHFDFRFQGSVAALYRTLRRNQSVAYSAWIRHQGQDILSFSPELFFAADGEKVRVRPMKGTMSRGRTNAEDAVRQEELRSDPKNQSENVMIVDLLRNDLGRLLYADEQEKQEKKQGRVQPRSLFDVEIYESLLQMTSTIDGILAQHGVLARQKTQQKQHDSQNPKAAGASPLPFRRLIEALFPCGSVTGAPKIRTMEIICKLEQQPRGVYCGAIGYTGPDQSCFNVPIRTLELGKKQGRMGIGSGIVADSVAEAEWEECLLKSHFLTKSKADFQLIETLLWHPENGYFLLEYHLERLQDSARYFHFCHDPEEIRGCLDKRAAELSVDVKNKEGAGQWRVRLLLHRDGRLEISSVPLPEPDVADSVSKEPAQVIFSQEQVDARDPHRFHKTTRRELYTREFQRAAEQDCYDILFTNTAGEITEGAITNIFLRPKKGEPLLTPPAHCGLLAGTYRRMLLEQGKAIEQVLRMMDLLKAEELYVANSVRGLVPVQLRQEQTE
- a CDS encoding DUF1722 domain-containing protein, with the protein product MRIWDINPGYLNRQSLLGEHRELHGIVSIIVNGKKGYSKHPETLRWADYGWALKMRHELLAAEMSLRGFKEKTPVVISSNEGVFNEGVWPEEYIDAPREQFTLLAAKYEKKEPGRISFPKNSQQLWSQHKYSVMARNVNLYKKIGREVANTSSASLTEDFSALATLLTETLRTAPSPGGIRNVLQHMWGYVSDHVPGSERNTEDWSLSKLLQSVQQGALKNQEPYLLASTALSELKIWIPKT